CAGTGCGTTCGAGCACGGTCTGCTCTCCGATGCGCCACTTCGCGGACTTGACGAACTGGAACACCCCGATACGGAATCCCTGGTTCCACCCCCGCAGCGCCAGGCCGAACGCGGCGGTCGATTTCCCTTTCCCTTCGCCGGTGTGCACCATCAGGATCGGGCGGTTTCGCCGTTGCCTGGTGGTGAGTCGATCGTCGGGAATTACTGCAGGATGTCCTTGCGGCATCAGGCAGCTCCCCTCGTAGCGTCCCGGACGATGTGGGTCAGTGCTTGTGAGCTGACATGAGACAGCCAGATATGTTCGGCTTCAAGAAAATCCGCGAGGACCCCGGCCAGCCCCATTCGCATTGGTCCGCTTTCACAGTCGATGACTATCGCCGGAATTCGCCTCTGTCTCAGATATGTTGCGGCCCTGCGGGAACGGTGCAGCGCATCCGGGCCGGCTGTCGCCCGGCCGTCGGTGAGGACGATCAGCAGTGGGCGCCGGGTCGAGTCGCGCAGGTGTTCCCGGCGCACCACCTCGCCGGCTTCGAGCAGTCCTTCGGCCAATGGCGTGCGGCCACCGACCCGGAGCTCGCTGAGTCGTTTGGCAGCCACCTCGACCGACCGCGTCGGTGGTAGTGCAAGTTCTGCTGCCGCACCGCGAAACGTCACCAGGCCGACGCAATCGCGGCGTCGGTAGGCGTCGAGCAGTAATGACAGTATCGCGGTCTTCACCTGCTGCATGCGCTCGCGGGCGGCCATAGACCCCGACGTGTCGACGACGAACAGCACCAGGTTGGCCTCACGGCCTTCGCGCACAGCCCGGCGCAAGTCCTCTGCCTTGAGGACGAGGCGGCCCGCTTCGCGTCCACGGGTGTGCTGGTGGGGCGCCGCAGCGCGCACGGTATCCACCAGATGTAACCCGGTTCCCGCCGATGCGGTGGGGGTGGCGCCGGTGCGCCTGCCGGTAGATGTGCGGGCGCGACTGCGGCGGCCGGCCAGCCCGTCGCCGACTCCCGCGACGGTGAACAGGCGCGTCGCGTAAGGCATGCCGGCGCCGATCTGCTCGCCGTGGCGTTGCGGCGGTTCGACAGATCCGGACGTCGTGCCCTCACTCGGTGACGGTGCTGCCGGCGCGTCGTGTGGTTCTGGATTGCCTTGGGGCCCTTGC
This region of Mycolicibacterium goodii genomic DNA includes:
- a CDS encoding cob(I)yrinic acid a,c-diamide adenosyltransferase; its protein translation is MPQGHPAVIPDDRLTTRQRRNRPILMVHTGEGKGKSTAAFGLALRGWNQGFRIGVFQFVKSAKWRIGEQTVLERTALAQRPGQQHVVITGRRADPRLIEIADLVTEMGKVKHPMDAGQKGQRGIEW